The Benincasa hispida cultivar B227 chromosome 11, ASM972705v1, whole genome shotgun sequence genome has a segment encoding these proteins:
- the LOC120092045 gene encoding uncharacterized protein LOC120092045: protein MSNTKCCAARRVWKILRQRKFHTHRRPFPVDFRPLRRFIKRLVHSISTPTPIPVHPHYVERQFSFNDTPIFHLKFHRCPPSASAALFHFPRFSCINPKVEFDYEFESRVVDDDDGGWERWRLGGTCGYEEEEEEEEEEEEDGIDLKAEKFIKMFYEEMKMQSQVSYLRLDEFFDDDE, encoded by the coding sequence ATGTCCAACACTAAATGCTGTGCTGCTCGCAGAGTATGGAAAATCCTACGCCAACGCAAATTTCACACTCACCGCCGCCCCTTCCCGGTGGATTTCCGCCCCCTGCGACGGTTCATCAAGCGACTCGTTCACTCAATTTCAACCCCAACTCCAATTCCTGTCCACCCACATTATGTAGAACGTCAATTCTCTTTCAACGACACCCCCATTTTTCACCTGAAATTTCACCGCTGTCCGCCGTCTGCATCGGCGGCTCTGTTCCACTTCCCGCGGTTCTCGTGCATAAACCCCAAGGTTGAGTTTGATTACGAGTTTGAGAGCCGTGTTGTTGATGACGATGACGGTGGATGGGAGCGGTGGCGATTGGGCGGCACGTGTGGTTAcgaagaggaggaagaagaagaagaagaagaagaagaagatgggatTGATCTGAAGGCGGAGAAGTTTATAAAAATGTTTTATGAAGAAATGAAAATGCAGAGTCAGGTCTCGTATTTGCGGTTGGATGAGTTTTTTGATGATGATGAGTGA